A genomic region of Pseudomonas sp. MPC6 contains the following coding sequences:
- a CDS encoding PLP-dependent aminotransferase family protein, whose amino-acid sequence MKGPRETDFAYQAVYRYLTNLIEAPASDTRVRLPSLRQLADRLSVSISTIQYAYSLLEKEGRVYSVAKSGYYALPVSCVIVPGSGHDLLETVYVNARRPGMLVLSADEPALLQPLDRPLLLLERELLRQYPRQPQSSSQPCGELELRAALAARYTSSPLRCWQADDVYIGADLRGVLEILIAVLCLKDATVVVESPCDWGILRLLQAAEVEVIELPLQACGGLDVERLKVLLETRPVRLVMLSSAMNMPRGSLAPDDNRHAIARLLAEHGSWVLENDCYGELGFEPGGLRFRDLLDPDRLLVFSTFEKIIGPEAPYGYLLSRHLKVELQRQFLLRSFRLSPIRQKAIARLYVNGRIDHHLQVLRRLLKDRKVQMTQLLQERLGDALQFVDPQGGATIWARSLRQVDVHRVFQRLLKHQVVIAPGELFSLQGLHSQHLRLSHTFGGDHDLAAVLGLLGDALRLESID is encoded by the coding sequence GTGAAAGGACCAAGAGAAACCGACTTCGCCTATCAGGCGGTATACCGTTACCTGACCAACCTGATCGAGGCGCCGGCCAGCGACACACGGGTGCGCCTGCCGTCGTTGCGCCAGTTGGCGGACCGTCTGAGCGTGTCGATCTCGACGATTCAGTACGCCTACTCGCTGCTGGAGAAGGAAGGGCGGGTGTATTCGGTCGCCAAATCCGGTTATTACGCGTTGCCCGTGTCCTGCGTCATCGTGCCCGGCAGTGGTCATGACCTGCTCGAAACGGTCTATGTCAATGCCAGGCGTCCGGGCATGCTGGTCTTGAGCGCCGATGAGCCGGCGTTGTTGCAACCCCTGGACCGGCCGTTGCTGTTGCTGGAGCGGGAATTGCTGCGCCAGTATCCGCGCCAGCCGCAATCGTCTTCGCAGCCGTGCGGGGAGCTGGAACTGCGTGCGGCGCTGGCGGCGCGCTATACCTCCTCGCCACTGCGCTGCTGGCAAGCCGATGACGTGTACATCGGCGCAGACCTGCGTGGCGTCCTGGAAATATTGATCGCGGTGCTGTGCCTCAAGGACGCCACCGTGGTGGTCGAGTCGCCATGCGACTGGGGGATTCTGCGCCTGCTGCAGGCCGCTGAGGTGGAGGTGATCGAGCTGCCGCTGCAAGCCTGCGGCGGTCTGGACGTCGAGCGGCTCAAGGTGTTGCTGGAGACCAGGCCGGTGCGCCTGGTGATGCTTTCATCCGCCATGAACATGCCGCGCGGCAGCCTGGCGCCCGACGACAACCGACACGCCATCGCGCGGCTGCTGGCGGAGCATGGGAGTTGGGTCCTGGAAAACGACTGCTACGGTGAACTCGGATTCGAGCCGGGCGGCCTGCGGTTTCGCGATCTGCTGGACCCTGACCGGCTGCTGGTGTTTTCCACGTTCGAAAAAATCATCGGGCCCGAGGCACCCTACGGCTACCTGCTGTCGCGGCATCTGAAGGTTGAACTGCAGCGACAGTTTTTGCTGCGCTCGTTTCGCCTGTCGCCGATTCGCCAGAAAGCCATCGCCCGCTTGTACGTCAATGGCCGTATCGACCACCATCTCCAGGTATTGCGGCGGTTGCTCAAGGATCGCAAAGTGCAGATGACCCAGTTGCTGCAGGAGCGTCTGGGCGATGCCTTGCAGTTCGTCGATCCCCAGGGTGGCGCGACGATCTGGGCCCGCTCGCTGCGCCAGGTCGATGTGCATCGAGTGTTTCAGCGGCTGCTCAAGCACCAGGTGGTGATCGCGCCGGGAGAACTGTTCAGTCTGCAGGGGTTGCACTCGCAACATCTGCGCCTGAGCCATACGTTCGGCGGCGACCATGATCTCGCCGCCGTGCTGGGTCTGTTGGGGGATGCGTTGCGTCTGGAATCGATCGACTGA
- the pgm gene encoding phosphoglucomutase (alpha-D-glucose-1,6-bisphosphate-dependent), whose translation MTLSPFAGKPAPAELLVDIPRLVTAYYTGQPDAAISTQRVAFGTSGHRGSSFDLSFNEWHVLAISQAICLYREAQGIDGPLFVGIDTHALSTPAGASALEVLAANGVTVMIAEGDEYTPTPAISHAILCYNRGRTSGLADGIVITPSHNPPQSGGYKYNPTNGGPADTHITKWIEAKANELLGNKLAGVKRISYEQALKAGTTHRHDYLNTYVADLINVIDFDAIRDAGLHLGVDPLGGAGVRYWSAIAEHYRLDLEVVNKEVDSTFRFMTVDWDGQIRMDPSSPYAMQGLIGLKERFDVAFACDPDHDRHGIVTPSGGLLAPNNYLAVTIDYLFQNRPLWRADAAVGKTVVSSGLIDRVAKRLGRRLYEVPVGFKWFAEGLFDGSLGFGGEESAGASFLRKDGSVWCTDKDGLIPALLAAEMTARTGRDPSQAYRALTDELGEPFSVRVDAKANPAQKALLGKLSPDQVTSTQLAGEAIQSILSHAPGNDQAIGGLKVMTENGWFAARPSGTEDIYKIYAESFVSDEHLKQLVAEAQTLVDGAISVK comes from the coding sequence ATGACACTCAGTCCTTTTGCGGGCAAACCGGCACCGGCAGAACTGTTGGTCGACATCCCGCGACTGGTGACGGCCTATTATACCGGCCAGCCTGATGCCGCCATCTCCACCCAGCGCGTAGCCTTCGGCACGTCCGGGCACCGAGGCAGCTCGTTCGACTTGAGTTTCAACGAATGGCACGTGCTGGCGATCAGCCAGGCGATTTGCCTGTACCGCGAAGCCCAGGGCATCGATGGCCCGCTGTTCGTCGGTATCGACACTCACGCGCTGTCCACCCCGGCCGGCGCCAGCGCACTCGAGGTGCTGGCCGCCAACGGCGTGACAGTGATGATCGCCGAAGGTGACGAATACACCCCGACGCCGGCCATTTCCCATGCGATCCTCTGCTACAACCGCGGGCGCACATCGGGCCTGGCGGATGGCATCGTGATCACGCCGTCCCATAACCCGCCGCAAAGCGGTGGCTATAAATACAACCCTACCAATGGCGGCCCGGCCGATACCCACATCACCAAGTGGATCGAAGCCAAGGCCAACGAACTGCTCGGCAACAAGCTGGCCGGCGTCAAGCGCATCAGCTACGAGCAGGCGTTGAAGGCGGGCACCACCCATCGTCACGATTACCTCAACACCTATGTCGCCGACCTGATCAACGTGATCGACTTCGATGCCATTCGCGATGCCGGTTTGCATCTGGGCGTCGATCCGCTGGGCGGAGCAGGGGTGCGCTACTGGTCGGCGATTGCCGAGCATTACCGTCTGGACCTGGAAGTGGTCAATAAAGAGGTGGATTCCACGTTCCGCTTCATGACCGTCGACTGGGACGGGCAGATCCGCATGGACCCATCGTCGCCTTATGCGATGCAAGGCCTGATCGGCCTGAAAGAACGCTTCGACGTGGCATTTGCCTGTGATCCCGATCACGATCGCCATGGCATCGTGACCCCGTCCGGCGGCCTGCTGGCGCCGAACAACTACTTGGCGGTGACCATTGATTACCTGTTCCAGAACCGACCGCTATGGCGCGCCGATGCCGCCGTGGGTAAGACCGTGGTCAGCAGCGGCTTGATCGATCGCGTCGCCAAGCGCCTGGGTCGGCGACTGTACGAAGTACCGGTCGGCTTCAAGTGGTTCGCCGAGGGGCTGTTCGACGGTTCACTGGGCTTTGGTGGCGAAGAAAGCGCCGGCGCTTCGTTCCTGCGCAAGGATGGCAGCGTCTGGTGCACCGACAAGGACGGCTTGATCCCGGCCTTGCTGGCAGCGGAAATGACCGCCCGCACCGGTCGCGACCCAAGCCAGGCCTATCGCGCCCTGACCGATGAACTGGGCGAACCGTTCTCGGTGCGGGTCGACGCCAAGGCCAATCCAGCGCAGAAAGCCTTGCTGGGCAAGCTGTCCCCGGATCAGGTGACCTCGACCCAACTGGCGGGCGAAGCCATCCAGAGCATCCTCAGCCATGCGCCGGGTAACGACCAGGCCATCGGTGGCTTGAAAGTCATGACCGAGAATGGCTGGTTCGCGGCGCGGCCGTCGGGCACGGAAGACATCTACAAGATCTACGCCGAGAGCTTTGTCAGTGACGAGCACCTCAAGCAGTTGGTTGCCGAAGCTCAAACCCTGGTGGATGGCGCCATTTCTGTGAAATAA
- a CDS encoding pirin family protein, translating into MLELRPFNSLGGAHHGWLDAHHHFSFAEYHDPKRMNWGNLRVWNDDVIAPGTGFPKHPHRDMEIITYVREGAITHEDNLGNKGRTEAGDVQVMSAGTGIAHSEYNLEATATRIFQIWIIPNESGLAPSWGAKPFPKGQREGFVTLASGKSGDDQSLRIRADARLVAANLKAGESAEYRLDNGRRAYLVPATGVIEVNGLRAQARDGVAVVDEQVLRVTAIEDSEIVLVDLA; encoded by the coding sequence ATGCTTGAACTCAGACCCTTCAACTCCCTGGGCGGCGCCCACCACGGCTGGTTGGATGCCCACCACCACTTTTCGTTCGCCGAGTACCACGATCCGAAACGCATGAACTGGGGCAACCTGCGGGTATGGAACGACGACGTGATCGCCCCGGGTACCGGTTTTCCGAAACACCCGCACCGGGACATGGAAATCATCACCTATGTCCGTGAAGGCGCCATTACTCACGAAGACAATCTGGGCAACAAGGGTCGTACCGAAGCGGGCGACGTTCAGGTCATGAGCGCCGGTACCGGCATCGCCCACAGCGAGTACAACCTGGAAGCCACCGCAACCCGGATCTTCCAGATCTGGATCATCCCCAATGAGTCCGGTCTGGCACCGTCGTGGGGCGCCAAGCCTTTCCCCAAAGGCCAGCGCGAAGGATTCGTGACCCTGGCCAGCGGCAAGTCCGGCGACGATCAGAGCCTGCGGATCCGTGCCGATGCTCGACTGGTGGCCGCCAACCTGAAGGCCGGCGAATCCGCCGAGTATCGCCTGGATAACGGACGCCGCGCCTACCTGGTTCCCGCGACCGGGGTCATTGAAGTCAATGGCTTGCGTGCACAAGCTCGAGACGGGGTGGCGGTGGTCGACGAGCAGGTGTTGCGGGTGACGGCGATCGAGGACAGTGAAATCGTGTTGGTGGATCTGGCTTGA
- a CDS encoding UvrD-helicase domain-containing protein, with amino-acid sequence MPQHTPDLPPELRPLAEMPWLKRLAARFFGHGLTRLRAQHRASWLHGQADGFRSGHSAGVDYGYQEGKLEGLEEGRQVLLIRDSRATEHRPPGIDANLFDDWRLPLSAELKKRMKADVARLLAPHAQPSTAQWKMIFSDTPSTSVIAGAGAGKSTTLVLRILLLSHYLGFELSSMTVVTFTRESRKDFINKLVELFALWGRALSLKEARDLVRTFHSRILPMVRSLPGFERLQAFENLSNRVQTGDEEVDSNPFDLRINDAQRQQLNACYHSLHTRDERFRELIKPLSRHALQLKELERDHPDVQKRMAVTELAAKRDEELCDVIEDLWFRAGAWPINGIEPNRQTFDINGATFHCHGYIPSLDAWVVLGFDPRENPQVSRPNAKLSVRAEWAVKRTLFQAFCHKPLIWLDSYESSKRVLASLAGDASAGPGFDYKVKGELASPPLLDCFVAAAGFIENLGLDVPHAVGQMSFAKDDPDRFFFEALSLFWRALEDHLLDQKPPVMTYNRMFALFSEHSPENLKLLNDELLRPMSHLMIDEFQDVSPQIVSWIRASLTEIRSRGPAMHVGRGAQHSSLLCVGDDWQSIYGWRGSSPSYFMEFSKEFPSPGTTRVMLSDNYRSHQHIIDAAEHIVRAAPAIAGKKAKASGEPKALLPVNVLDRDDQGMAARLIEHYRKGDSILMLYRKSSDKALIEQHIQPVVNVDSSLPHDARRLKQLTYHSAKGLQADAVFLLGDCQHLTCSPYKNQVYRMAGLGKAGDSEAYDNAQKDEILRLAYVGITRAVSHCYWYVDGQDTQAANMPKASDRIGKGKAFFVDHRQGKTSA; translated from the coding sequence GTGCCGCAACACACCCCCGATCTTCCTCCCGAACTTCGCCCGCTGGCCGAGATGCCATGGCTCAAGCGTCTGGCCGCCCGGTTCTTTGGCCATGGCCTGACGCGCCTGCGCGCGCAACATCGCGCGTCCTGGCTGCACGGCCAGGCTGACGGCTTTCGTAGCGGGCATAGCGCCGGCGTCGATTACGGCTATCAGGAAGGCAAGCTTGAAGGGCTTGAGGAGGGCCGGCAGGTATTGCTGATCCGCGATTCACGCGCCACCGAGCATCGCCCGCCCGGTATCGACGCCAATCTGTTCGACGACTGGCGCCTGCCACTGAGTGCAGAATTGAAGAAGCGCATGAAGGCTGACGTTGCCCGGTTGCTGGCGCCGCACGCCCAGCCCAGCACCGCCCAGTGGAAGATGATCTTCAGCGACACCCCCTCGACCTCGGTGATCGCCGGGGCGGGCGCGGGCAAGTCGACCACGCTGGTGCTGCGGATTTTGCTGCTCAGCCACTATCTGGGCTTCGAATTGAGCTCGATGACGGTAGTGACCTTTACCCGTGAGTCGCGCAAGGACTTCATCAACAAGCTGGTCGAACTGTTTGCGCTCTGGGGGCGGGCGCTCAGTCTCAAGGAGGCGCGGGATCTGGTGCGCACGTTCCACTCGCGCATCCTGCCAATGGTTCGCAGCCTGCCGGGCTTCGAGCGGCTGCAAGCCTTTGAAAACCTCAGCAACCGTGTACAAACCGGCGACGAGGAAGTCGACAGCAATCCGTTCGACCTGCGCATCAATGATGCCCAGCGCCAGCAGCTCAACGCCTGCTATCACAGCCTGCATACCCGGGATGAGCGTTTTCGTGAACTGATCAAGCCTTTGTCGCGTCATGCCTTGCAACTCAAGGAGCTGGAGCGTGATCACCCGGACGTGCAAAAACGCATGGCCGTGACCGAACTGGCGGCCAAGCGTGATGAAGAGCTGTGCGATGTCATTGAAGACCTGTGGTTCCGCGCCGGTGCCTGGCCGATCAACGGCATCGAGCCCAATCGCCAGACGTTCGATATCAACGGCGCCACCTTCCATTGCCACGGCTATATTCCGAGCCTGGACGCCTGGGTGGTGCTGGGTTTCGATCCCCGGGAAAACCCGCAAGTCAGTCGTCCGAACGCCAAGCTTTCGGTTCGCGCGGAATGGGCGGTAAAGCGCACCTTGTTTCAAGCTTTCTGTCATAAGCCATTGATATGGCTTGATAGTTATGAGTCGTCAAAGCGGGTGTTGGCGTCGCTTGCCGGCGATGCCAGCGCCGGTCCCGGCTTCGACTACAAGGTCAAGGGCGAGCTTGCTTCGCCACCGCTGCTGGATTGTTTCGTGGCGGCGGCGGGGTTTATCGAGAACCTCGGGCTGGATGTTCCGCACGCGGTAGGGCAAATGAGTTTTGCCAAGGATGACCCGGACCGGTTTTTCTTCGAGGCTTTAAGCCTGTTCTGGCGAGCACTGGAAGACCACCTGCTTGACCAGAAACCGCCGGTGATGACCTACAACCGGATGTTCGCCTTGTTCAGCGAGCACTCGCCGGAAAATCTGAAACTGCTGAACGATGAGCTGCTGCGGCCGATGTCGCACCTGATGATCGATGAATTCCAGGACGTTTCGCCGCAGATCGTCTCCTGGATCCGCGCCAGCCTGACCGAGATCCGCAGTCGCGGGCCAGCCATGCATGTGGGGCGTGGTGCGCAACATTCGTCGTTGCTCTGTGTTGGCGATGACTGGCAGTCCATCTATGGCTGGCGCGGCAGTTCGCCGAGCTATTTCATGGAATTCAGCAAGGAATTCCCGTCACCGGGCACGACCAGGGTCATGCTCAGCGACAACTACCGCAGTCACCAGCACATCATCGATGCCGCCGAACATATCGTGCGCGCCGCACCGGCAATCGCGGGCAAGAAGGCCAAGGCCAGTGGCGAACCGAAGGCGTTGCTGCCGGTCAATGTGCTCGATCGGGATGATCAAGGCATGGCCGCACGCTTGATCGAGCACTACAGAAAGGGCGATTCAATCTTGATGCTTTATCGAAAAAGTAGCGATAAAGCATTGATAGAACAGCATATTCAACCTGTAGTTAATGTAGATTCTAGCTTGCCCCATGACGCGCGACGGCTGAAACAATTGACCTACCACAGTGCCAAGGGGCTTCAGGCGGACGCGGTATTCCTGCTGGGGGATTGTCAGCACCTGACCTGTTCACCCTACAAGAACCAGGTCTACCGCATGGCGGGTCTGGGCAAGGCGGGCGACAGTGAAGCGTATGACAATGCGCAGAAAGACGAAATCCTGCGCCTGGCTTATGTCGGCATCACTCGGGCGGTGAGTCACTGCTACTGGTACGTCGACGGTCAGGACACCCAGGCGGCCAACATGCCCAAGGCCTCCGACCGGATCGGCAAGGGCAAGGCCTTCTTCGTCGATCACCGCCAGGGCAAGACATCGGCGTGA
- a CDS encoding DUF1652 domain-containing protein: MNKGFNNKVTFPNACQLMRWHFHPMGFEASMDAPGSMIARLFDRASGETMIAIAGIPCATVMNAADVERIIEAVEDELEAFIPPMALRSYA, encoded by the coding sequence ATGAATAAAGGGTTTAATAACAAAGTCACCTTTCCCAACGCCTGCCAGCTTATGCGCTGGCATTTTCATCCCATGGGTTTCGAGGCGAGCATGGATGCGCCGGGCAGTATGATTGCCCGTCTGTTTGACCGTGCCAGTGGCGAGACCATGATCGCCATCGCCGGCATCCCCTGCGCGACGGTCATGAATGCGGCGGATGTAGAGCGAATAATCGAAGCGGTGGAGGATGAGCTCGAGGCTTTCATTCCGCCGATGGCCCTCAGGAGTTATGCCTGA
- a CDS encoding helix-turn-helix domain-containing protein — MHADDDGPLQTQATGETVMRYHLCWKHRDLDGVMALFHPDVQYNDFFQNRVMGLDELHEYVRGSMPRDPDEALEHSDRIRLDGNTAFIQYRITLRGGEGLVSFRASEAITVRDGLIWRVNEYASLVHEQPASKTAGSQRPAVSRLGLSPRQLSFMAQDLQQYFQKRQPYLDPELDLQRVAGECGYSRNQISYLLNQVLGQSFYQYVNQARLQHLLAALEGAMPPLRIDELAFAAGFNSLSAFYKCFRQHTGLSPNAYAKQISLRARAQDSL; from the coding sequence ATGCATGCCGATGATGATGGTCCGTTGCAAACCCAGGCTACGGGCGAGACGGTGATGCGTTACCACCTGTGCTGGAAGCACCGGGATCTGGACGGAGTCATGGCGCTGTTTCACCCCGATGTGCAATACAACGACTTTTTCCAGAACCGGGTGATGGGCCTCGACGAATTGCATGAGTACGTGCGCGGCAGCATGCCACGGGATCCGGATGAAGCCCTGGAGCACTCCGACCGTATTCGTCTGGACGGCAACACCGCGTTCATCCAGTACCGCATCACCCTGCGCGGCGGCGAAGGCCTGGTGTCGTTCCGGGCCAGCGAGGCGATCACCGTGCGTGACGGGCTGATCTGGCGAGTCAACGAATACGCCTCCCTGGTGCATGAGCAGCCCGCCAGCAAAACCGCCGGCAGTCAGCGCCCGGCTGTCAGTCGGCTCGGTCTGTCGCCACGGCAGCTGAGTTTCATGGCGCAAGACCTGCAACAGTATTTCCAGAAGCGCCAGCCGTATCTGGATCCCGAACTCGACCTGCAGCGGGTGGCCGGGGAATGCGGCTACAGCCGCAATCAGATTTCCTATCTACTGAATCAGGTGCTTGGCCAGAGCTTCTACCAATACGTCAACCAGGCGCGACTGCAACATCTGCTCGCGGCGCTGGAGGGTGCCATGCCGCCGTTGCGCATCGACGAACTGGCCTTTGCCGCCGGCTTCAATTCCCTGTCGGCGTTCTATAAATGCTTCCGCCAGCACACCGGCCTTTCGCCGAACGCCTATGCCAAACAAATTTCTCTGCGTGCACGCGCGCAAGACAGCCTCTAG
- a CDS encoding FAD-dependent oxidoreductase, with protein MSAWRTISLWMDQLDEPLLARPALERDLDVDVAIIGAGYTGLWTAYYLKRLAPGLNIAIVEAQTAGFGASGRNGGWLMGNLLGEDRLLADLSPEQRRTSVDLLHGIPDEVAIVLDREGIDCDYRKGGALYCAARYPEQETSLRHYLDALYRQGLTENDYRWLNPEQLAQQIRIAKPYGGIYAPHVATIHPAKLVRGLARTVERMGVAIYENSPVTHWQSGSLRTAKAGVRCQWIVPAVEGYAVTLPPLGRYQLPVQSLIVATEPLPAATWDEIGLSRGQAFSESSRQVTYGQRTADNRLVFGARGGYQFAGKLRHDFDLTRSEVELRRYLFGELFPQLKSVQITHAWGGNLGMSRRFKPHMLCDRASGIALSGGYGGEGVGASNLGGRTLADLILQRDSELVRQPWVIPQGGLEALKAWEPEPCRWLGYNAIIRSFVHEDQTLANPATAPWRRKLASGVAGFMEGFMQ; from the coding sequence ATGTCGGCGTGGCGCACTATCAGTTTGTGGATGGATCAACTCGACGAGCCCTTGCTGGCGCGTCCTGCGCTGGAACGGGATCTGGATGTCGACGTGGCGATCATTGGCGCGGGGTACACCGGCCTCTGGACCGCGTATTACCTCAAGCGCCTGGCGCCCGGGCTGAACATCGCCATCGTTGAAGCGCAGACCGCCGGTTTTGGCGCCTCGGGGCGCAATGGCGGCTGGTTGATGGGGAACCTGTTGGGCGAGGATCGCTTGCTCGCCGACTTGTCGCCCGAGCAGCGCCGGACTTCTGTCGATCTGTTGCACGGTATTCCGGATGAGGTGGCGATTGTCCTCGATCGTGAAGGCATTGACTGCGATTACCGCAAGGGCGGAGCCTTGTATTGCGCCGCCCGCTATCCGGAGCAGGAAACCAGCCTGCGCCATTACCTGGACGCGCTTTACCGCCAGGGCCTGACCGAAAACGATTATCGCTGGCTCAACCCCGAGCAGCTGGCGCAACAGATCCGGATCGCCAAGCCTTATGGCGGGATCTACGCGCCGCACGTCGCAACTATTCACCCGGCCAAGCTGGTGCGGGGGCTGGCCCGCACGGTGGAGCGGATGGGCGTGGCAATCTACGAGAACAGCCCGGTCACGCACTGGCAGTCGGGAAGCCTGCGCACGGCGAAGGCCGGGGTGCGCTGCCAGTGGATCGTGCCGGCGGTGGAAGGCTATGCGGTCACTCTGCCGCCGTTGGGGCGCTATCAGTTGCCGGTGCAAAGCTTGATCGTCGCCACTGAACCGCTGCCCGCCGCGACCTGGGATGAAATCGGCCTGAGTCGCGGCCAGGCCTTCAGCGAAAGCAGCCGCCAGGTCACCTATGGCCAGCGCACGGCGGACAACCGCCTGGTGTTCGGTGCGCGCGGCGGTTATCAGTTCGCCGGCAAGCTGCGCCACGACTTTGATCTGACCCGCAGCGAAGTCGAGTTACGGCGCTATCTGTTCGGCGAACTCTTCCCTCAACTCAAGAGCGTGCAAATCACCCATGCCTGGGGCGGCAACCTGGGCATGTCCCGGCGATTCAAACCGCACATGCTTTGTGACCGAGCCAGCGGCATTGCCTTGTCCGGCGGTTATGGCGGGGAGGGGGTGGGCGCCAGCAACCTGGGCGGGCGCACGTTGGCCGATCTGATTCTGCAGCGTGACAGCGAGCTGGTGCGCCAGCCGTGGGTCATCCCCCAGGGCGGTCTCGAGGCGCTCAAGGCCTGGGAGCCGGAACCCTGCCGCTGGCTCGGCTACAACGCGATCATCCGCAGCTTCGTCCACGAAGACCAGACCCTGGCCAATCCGGCTACCGCGCCGTGGCGGCGCAAGCTCGCCAGCGGCGTGGCGGGGTTCATGGAAGGTTTCATGCAGTAA
- a CDS encoding cupin domain-containing protein, protein MGITQFKNTATLQLEQSNPVAVPLGTPVAVASTTSVERDDGIETGVWECTPGRWRRQIVAQEFCHFIQGRCTFTPDDGETLYIEAGDALMLPANSLGIWDIQETVRKTYVLIF, encoded by the coding sequence ATGGGCATTACACAATTCAAGAACACCGCAACCCTGCAGCTGGAACAATCGAACCCGGTCGCCGTGCCATTGGGCACACCGGTGGCGGTGGCCTCGACCACCAGTGTCGAACGCGACGACGGCATCGAAACCGGCGTCTGGGAATGCACGCCGGGTCGCTGGCGCCGGCAGATCGTTGCCCAGGAATTCTGTCACTTCATCCAGGGACGCTGCACCTTCACCCCGGATGATGGAGAAACCCTCTACATAGAAGCCGGCGATGCACTGATGTTGCCTGCCAACAGCCTCGGTATCTGGGACATCCAGGAAACCGTGCGCAAGACCTACGTCTTGATTTTTTGA
- a CDS encoding polyamine ABC transporter substrate-binding protein, whose product MIRKTLTLAPLALVATLGQAAETVKIYNWSSYIAPDTTKNFQKETGIGFSYDVYDSNETLDGKLMTGNSGYDVVFPSNHFMARQIQGGALKTLDKSQLPNWKNLNPVLLDALRTNDPGNEHGFPYLWGSTGIGYNIAKVKAVLGDDAPVDSWDLIFKPQYMEKLQKCGVAILDNGPELLPAALNYLGLPHHSKNPDDYKKAEALLIKVRPYVSYFHSSKYTGDLANGDICVAVGFSGDILQAESRAKEANNGIEIGYSIPKEGSAIWFDMVAMPVDAPDEKAGYAFMNYLLRPDVMASISNHVRYANGNQQADSLIDPAIKNDTKVYPSPEMMGKLFALEAMPLNVDRIRTRVWNKIRSGS is encoded by the coding sequence ATGATCCGAAAGACCCTGACTCTGGCCCCCTTGGCACTCGTAGCGACCCTCGGCCAGGCGGCCGAAACCGTCAAGATCTACAACTGGTCGAGCTACATCGCCCCGGACACCACGAAAAACTTCCAGAAAGAAACCGGCATCGGGTTCAGTTACGACGTTTATGACAGCAACGAAACCCTCGATGGCAAGCTGATGACCGGCAACTCCGGTTACGACGTGGTGTTCCCGTCCAATCACTTCATGGCGCGGCAGATTCAGGGCGGGGCGCTGAAGACGCTCGACAAGAGCCAGTTGCCGAACTGGAAAAACCTCAATCCTGTATTGCTCGACGCTTTGCGGACCAACGATCCAGGCAATGAACACGGGTTCCCGTACCTGTGGGGCAGCACCGGCATCGGCTACAACATTGCCAAGGTCAAGGCGGTATTGGGTGATGACGCGCCGGTGGATTCCTGGGACCTGATCTTCAAGCCGCAGTACATGGAAAAACTGCAGAAGTGCGGCGTGGCCATCCTCGACAACGGCCCGGAACTGCTGCCGGCAGCGTTGAACTACCTGGGGCTGCCGCATCACAGCAAGAACCCGGACGACTATAAAAAGGCCGAAGCGCTGTTGATCAAAGTCCGGCCGTACGTCAGCTACTTCCATTCGTCCAAGTACACAGGCGACCTGGCCAATGGTGACATCTGCGTGGCCGTCGGTTTCTCCGGCGACATCCTGCAAGCGGAAAGTCGTGCCAAGGAAGCCAACAACGGTATCGAGATCGGCTATTCGATCCCCAAGGAAGGCTCCGCCATCTGGTTCGACATGGTCGCCATGCCTGTTGATGCCCCGGATGAAAAGGCCGGTTATGCCTTCATGAATTACCTGTTGCGGCCGGACGTCATGGCCAGCATCAGTAATCATGTGCGTTACGCCAACGGCAACCAACAGGCCGACAGCCTGATCGACCCGGCGATCAAGAACGATACCAAGGTCTACCCGAGCCCGGAGATGATGGGGAAATTGTTTGCGCTGGAAGCGATGCCGCTGAATGTCGACCGGATTCGCACCCGAGTCTGGAACAAGATCCGGTCGGGGAGCTGA